Proteins co-encoded in one Campylobacteraceae bacterium genomic window:
- a CDS encoding dUTP diphosphatase, with protein MLYEELKVVSKSLGFVSIEDFAKYVGKTSSDVLVWEEKDEIPYTISLIVHLLKGDIELPSNGALDNLVEECLPLASLLEEASSFPHKLEEMFLLQKQLNDSTNGPNWELGLNKHGKEINWLRCIHMEVAELIDSTPWKHWKNINAKPDMNNIHVELVDIWHFLMSYILQETNVPRAVSLVNTHCIYEANEEIDPKIMVTEAEKLSYIAIAIQTGNIPSFSGIERFIDQFFRACKISGLSFKWLQKLYIGKNCLNKFRQDNGYKEGSYIKIWNGEEDNVVMVSILEKMQDVSFDYLYDKLGDHYAMCK; from the coding sequence TTGTTATATGAAGAATTAAAAGTTGTTAGTAAATCTTTAGGGTTTGTAAGTATTGAAGATTTTGCTAAATACGTTGGAAAAACATCTTCAGATGTTTTAGTTTGGGAAGAAAAAGATGAAATTCCATACACTATTTCATTGATTGTACACTTGTTAAAGGGTGATATTGAGCTTCCCAGCAATGGTGCTTTAGATAACTTAGTCGAAGAATGTTTACCCCTTGCTTCTTTATTAGAAGAAGCCTCAAGCTTTCCTCACAAACTAGAAGAAATGTTTTTATTACAAAAACAATTAAATGATTCAACCAATGGTCCTAATTGGGAATTAGGTCTTAATAAACATGGAAAAGAAATCAATTGGTTAAGATGTATTCATATGGAAGTAGCAGAACTCATTGACTCAACTCCATGGAAACATTGGAAAAATATTAATGCAAAACCAGATATGAATAATATTCATGTCGAATTAGTTGATATTTGGCATTTTTTAATGTCTTATATTTTGCAAGAAACAAATGTACCTAGAGCTGTTTCTTTGGTTAATACTCATTGTATATATGAAGCCAATGAAGAAATAGATCCAAAAATAATGGTAACTGAGGCTGAAAAACTTTCTTATATCGCCATTGCTATTCAAACAGGAAATATTCCTTCGTTCTCTGGAATTGAGCGATTTATTGACCAATTTTTTAGAGCCTGCAAAATATCTGGACTTTCTTTTAAATGGTTACAAAAACTCTATATTGGAAAAAACTGTTTAAACAAATTCAGACAAGACAACGGGTATAAAGAAGGTTCTTATATAAAAATTTGGAATGGAGAGGAAGACAATGTTGTAATGGTTTCTATTCTGGAAAAAATGCAAGATGTGTCTTTTGATTATTTATACGATAAACTTGGCGATCACTACGCTATGTGTAAATAA
- a CDS encoding PAS domain-containing sensor histidine kinase, whose product MSELINPIRVLTGNQRTIIKYWLENESLCTLLHKKQIIIKDFLRNYALPLLNYYIRALKEETLYINKEFSSKLIEFFREKDLNAGEVFSIYNDIKKAILDVLYINNIDSYIVFKRINFIFEKNISFILVSYTKNNTNNLKKMEPEDFELEHAKNIEIIDKNILLCKLDKNFKFTYVSSAYCDLSLYSKDELLGNMYDFLKYSKKEDILYKELITVLKKGKKHQTELKCRKKDGTFYYLNVYIVPLINEKGLLLSYEIIEHDISLEKALEEQQEMFIEQSKSAAVGEMISMIAHQWRQPLQAISILIQKLPLTKMMDGEIPDDVLDQVVSDSNMQLEYMSKTIDDFRDFLKPNIKKESIIVKNLVLKVKDFLSYMLTLDSIELIIHNDDENAQMTIHVNEVVQVLINIVKNAQDALLSNKKDKREITIHSCVQNNYVIIKIQDNAGGIDDKVIKKIFDAYFSTKDDKNGTGLGLFMSKKIIEDRNKGFLTAYNNEDGAVFEIQLEESNN is encoded by the coding sequence ATGTCTGAACTTATAAATCCTATACGCGTACTTACTGGTAATCAAAGAACCATTATTAAATATTGGCTAGAAAATGAAAGCTTATGTACTTTATTGCATAAAAAACAAATTATTATAAAAGATTTTTTAAGAAACTATGCTTTGCCTCTTCTAAATTATTACATACGTGCATTAAAAGAAGAAACACTTTATATAAACAAAGAATTTTCTTCTAAACTAATTGAATTTTTTAGAGAAAAAGACCTAAACGCGGGAGAGGTTTTTTCCATATATAATGATATTAAAAAAGCCATATTAGATGTATTGTATATTAATAATATAGACTCATATATAGTATTTAAGCGTATAAATTTTATTTTTGAGAAAAATATTTCTTTTATATTAGTTTCTTACACTAAAAACAATACAAACAATTTAAAAAAGATGGAACCTGAAGATTTTGAATTAGAACACGCAAAAAACATTGAGATAATCGATAAAAATATTCTTTTGTGCAAATTAGATAAAAATTTCAAGTTTACCTATGTCTCAAGCGCATACTGTGACTTAAGTTTGTATTCAAAAGATGAACTTTTAGGAAATATGTACGATTTTTTGAAATACAGTAAAAAAGAAGATATTCTTTATAAAGAATTAATTACTGTACTTAAAAAAGGAAAAAAACATCAAACAGAGTTAAAATGCAGAAAAAAAGACGGTACTTTTTATTACTTGAATGTTTATATTGTTCCTTTAATAAATGAAAAAGGTCTTTTGCTTTCTTATGAAATTATAGAACATGATATATCTTTGGAAAAAGCGCTAGAAGAACAACAAGAAATGTTTATTGAACAAAGTAAGAGTGCAGCCGTGGGAGAAATGATTTCTATGATTGCACATCAATGGAGACAACCTCTTCAAGCTATTTCTATTTTGATCCAAAAATTACCTTTAACTAAAATGATGGACGGAGAAATTCCTGATGATGTTTTAGACCAAGTTGTTAGTGATTCCAATATGCAACTTGAATATATGTCAAAAACAATAGATGATTTTAGGGATTTTCTTAAACCAAATATTAAAAAAGAAAGTATTATTGTTAAAAATTTAGTGTTAAAAGTAAAAGATTTTTTATCCTATATGTTAACGCTTGATTCTATTGAATTAATCATACACAATGATGACGAGAATGCACAAATGACCATACATGTAAATGAGGTAGTTCAAGTGTTAATTAATATTGTTAAAAATGCTCAAGATGCACTCCTTAGCAATAAAAAAGACAAGAGAGAAATCACTATTCATTCTTGTGTTCAAAACAATTATGTAATAATTAAAATTCAAGATAATGCAGGTGGCATTGATGACAAAGTAATTAAAAAAATATTTGATGCTTATTTCTCTACGAAAGACGATAAAAATGGTACAGGCTTGGGACTGTTTATGAGCAAGAAAATTATTGAAGATCGTAATAAAGGTTTTTTAACTGCTTATAACAATGAAGATGGTGCAGTTTTTGAAATACAACTTGAAGAAAGTAACAATTAA
- a CDS encoding uracil-DNA glycosylase, translating to MNRKIVCQKCLYYFVTWQSKQPHGCKAYNFKSKTIPSVIVKRSSGIDCCFFTLKNQG from the coding sequence ATGAATAGAAAAATAGTATGCCAAAAATGTTTATATTATTTTGTAACTTGGCAAAGTAAACAACCCCATGGCTGTAAAGCTTATAATTTTAAATCAAAAACAATTCCTTCTGTAATAGTTAAGCGCTCAAGTGGAATTGATTGCTGTTTTTTTACTTTAAAAAACCAAGGTTAA
- the recR gene encoding recombination protein RecR, translating into MKKGLEKFYDLVEAFEALPSIGKKSALRLAYHILMNDNYLGIKIAHSIENALKSIKKCQECGCMSEHEICEICLDDTRNAQILCLVQSAKDIFVIEESKQFKGKYFVIEELEQESLSLLLSYVQNNKVNDILFALTPSLSNDAFILFIEDKLQNFDISFTKIAQGVPTGVSLENVDILSLAKAIQSKVVI; encoded by the coding sequence ATGAAAAAAGGATTAGAGAAATTTTATGATTTGGTTGAAGCTTTTGAGGCTTTACCAAGCATTGGTAAAAAATCAGCATTACGTTTAGCGTATCATATTTTAATGAACGATAATTATTTAGGAATTAAAATAGCACATAGCATTGAAAATGCACTTAAAAGTATTAAAAAATGCCAAGAGTGTGGATGTATGAGCGAGCATGAGATTTGTGAGATTTGTTTAGATGATACAAGAAATGCACAAATACTCTGTTTGGTACAAAGTGCTAAGGATATTTTTGTAATAGAAGAATCAAAACAGTTTAAAGGAAAATATTTTGTAATTGAAGAATTAGAGCAAGAAAGTTTGTCTTTATTACTTTCTTATGTGCAAAATAATAAAGTAAATGATATTTTATTTGCACTTACTCCTTCTTTATCGAATGACGCTTTTATTTTGTTTATAGAAGATAAACTTCAAAACTTTGATATCAGTTTTACAAAAATAGCACAAGGCGTACCGACAGGTGTTTCTTTAGAGAATGTTGATATTTTATCTTTAGCAAAAGCCATACAAAGTAAGGTTGTTATTTAA